The [Eubacterium] siraeum genome contains a region encoding:
- a CDS encoding UDP-N-acetylmuramoyl-tripeptide--D-alanyl-D-alanine ligase, translating to MDILRLIAVAVLGMALGASCGLNFIHYMHMFQLNSYHADEQFKWIGKNIKDVIMRHVFTIGAILTFIICGETNASTCFIAAAFLFLGIVFSAPKKAKKKLVFTPRVMRMTVTSVILYVLLILLVFLTLGMGYASLAITMCVQILTLVMAMLANLINKPIELMINRHYINDAKRIINGLPDLTVVGLTGSYGKTSTKFYLEKLLGAKYNVLMTPESYNTTMGVVKVVRGQLNATHEIFLCEMGAKNVGEIKEICDIVKPKHGIITSIGPQHLETFKSIDNIIKTKFELADSLPDKDGIIFLNYDNEYIAKHECNKNKVTYSLGGGTDYYADNISVSENGTQFTVHNGNEEKQFATKLIGSHNVQNIVGAIAVANTLGVPFADLVMPVKRLECVPHRLQIIKGTNKTIIDDAFNSNPTGAKAALDTLAVFDGFKILVSPGMVELGEKEYELNKRFGEQAAEICDFVIAVGERQAVPIVDGLKAKGYPEEKTYVAKNLNEALAKVENIKTGGEKKIVLLENDLPDNY from the coding sequence TTGGATATTTTACGTTTAATCGCCGTTGCCGTACTCGGTATGGCACTCGGCGCATCGTGCGGACTTAATTTTATACACTATATGCATATGTTCCAGCTGAACTCTTATCACGCCGATGAGCAGTTCAAGTGGATAGGAAAGAATATAAAAGATGTTATAATGCGCCATGTGTTTACAATAGGTGCGATACTTACATTTATTATATGCGGCGAAACAAATGCGTCCACCTGCTTTATAGCGGCGGCTTTTCTGTTCCTTGGCATTGTGTTCTCTGCGCCGAAAAAGGCAAAGAAAAAGCTGGTGTTCACTCCGAGAGTAATGAGAATGACGGTGACATCGGTTATCCTTTATGTACTTTTGATCCTGCTTGTATTCCTGACGCTCGGAATGGGTTACGCTTCGCTTGCAATAACAATGTGCGTACAGATTTTAACGCTTGTTATGGCAATGCTTGCAAACCTTATAAATAAGCCGATCGAACTTATGATAAACCGTCATTATATCAATGACGCAAAGCGTATAATAAACGGTCTTCCCGACCTTACCGTAGTAGGACTTACAGGAAGCTACGGCAAAACAAGCACAAAGTTCTATCTTGAAAAGCTGCTCGGCGCAAAGTACAACGTACTTATGACCCCCGAAAGCTACAATACGACTATGGGTGTTGTAAAGGTGGTGCGTGGACAGCTTAACGCAACGCACGAAATATTCCTGTGCGAAATGGGCGCTAAGAATGTCGGCGAAATCAAGGAAATCTGCGATATAGTAAAGCCAAAGCACGGAATCATCACGTCGATAGGCCCTCAGCATCTCGAAACATTCAAGTCAATCGACAATATAATAAAGACAAAATTCGAGCTTGCCGACAGCCTTCCCGACAAGGACGGCATTATATTCCTCAATTACGATAACGAATATATAGCAAAGCACGAGTGCAATAAGAACAAGGTGACCTATTCGCTCGGCGGCGGCACGGATTATTATGCGGACAATATTTCCGTCAGCGAGAACGGCACACAGTTCACGGTTCACAACGGTAATGAAGAAAAGCAGTTTGCGACAAAGCTCATCGGCAGTCACAACGTACAGAATATAGTCGGTGCGATAGCCGTTGCAAATACGCTCGGCGTTCCGTTTGCTGACCTTGTTATGCCTGTCAAGCGTCTTGAATGCGTTCCGCACAGATTGCAGATAATCAAGGGTACAAACAAGACGATAATAGACGACGCTTTCAATTCAAATCCTACAGGCGCAAAGGCGGCTCTTGATACGCTCGCCGTATTCGACGGCTTTAAGATACTTGTTTCACCGGGAATGGTTGAGCTTGGCGAAAAGGAATACGAGCTTAACAAGCGTTTCGGAGAACAGGCGGCTGAAATTTGCGACTTTGTTATCGCAGTAGGCGAACGTCAGGCAGTGCCGATAGTTGACGGTCTTAAAGCAAAGGGATACCCCGAAGAAAAGACATATGTTGCAAAGAATCTGAACGAGGCTCTTGCAAAGGTTGAAAATATAAAGACAGGCGGAGAAAAGAAGATAGTTCTTCTTGAAAACGATCTGCCGGATAATTATTGA
- a CDS encoding alpha/beta hydrolase: MFIDINDLRINYIDEGEDNGRGIILLLHGWGSNITLFKNIVDMLSSHMRVVAPDMAGFGESDEPKKPWCVDDYVDFIGTFCKKLGIVPTVVLGHSFGGRVIIKAVTREKPVLTPEKIILTDSAGIKPKQSVSSKIKTRTYKMGKAVMSTAPMKKLFPDAVENMRNKRGSADYLAASPVMRATLVKVVNEDLTYLLPEIKQSTLLIWGDKDDATPLSDGVKMSELIKDSGLVTIEGAGHYAFLEGWYTFSRVLASFLDIK, encoded by the coding sequence TTGTTTATTGATATAAACGATTTAAGAATAAACTATATTGATGAGGGCGAAGATAACGGCAGAGGGATAATTCTCCTTCTTCACGGCTGGGGCAGTAATATTACGCTGTTCAAAAATATTGTCGATATGCTGTCGTCTCATATGAGAGTGGTTGCGCCCGATATGGCGGGCTTTGGCGAAAGCGACGAGCCGAAAAAGCCGTGGTGCGTTGACGATTATGTTGACTTCATCGGCACATTCTGCAAAAAGCTCGGCATCGTACCGACCGTTGTACTCGGACACAGCTTCGGCGGCCGAGTTATAATAAAGGCTGTTACCCGTGAAAAACCCGTGCTGACACCCGAAAAGATAATTCTTACGGACAGTGCCGGAATCAAGCCGAAACAGAGCGTATCCTCAAAAATCAAAACACGGACATATAAAATGGGCAAGGCGGTAATGAGTACCGCACCTATGAAAAAGCTGTTTCCCGATGCCGTTGAAAATATGAGGAACAAGCGAGGCAGTGCAGATTATCTTGCGGCATCGCCTGTAATGAGGGCAACGCTTGTAAAGGTAGTAAACGAGGATCTGACTTATCTCCTGCCCGAAATAAAGCAGTCCACCCTGCTTATATGGGGGGATAAGGACGACGCTACTCCCCTGTCTGACGGGGTTAAAATGAGCGAGCTTATAAAAGACAGCGGACTTGTTACTATCGAAGGTGCGGGACACTATGCTTTTCTTGAGGGCTGGTACACATTCTCAAGAGTATTGGCGTCATTCCTTGACATTAAATAA
- a CDS encoding NifB/NifX family molybdenum-iron cluster-binding protein, with translation MKIAVTYENGQIFQHFGHTEMFKVYEVEDNSVKNESIIPTLGSGHGALAGFLKLNNVDTLICGGIGEGAKNALADAGIKLYGGVTGDADSAVKALLSGTLEFNPAVHCSHHDDGHNHGEGHTCGEHGCKH, from the coding sequence ATGAAAATAGCGGTAACTTATGAGAACGGACAGATTTTTCAGCATTTCGGTCATACGGAAATGTTCAAGGTGTACGAGGTCGAGGATAACAGCGTCAAAAACGAAAGCATTATCCCAACGCTTGGCAGCGGACACGGAGCGCTTGCAGGCTTCCTTAAGCTGAACAATGTCGATACGCTTATCTGCGGAGGCATAGGCGAGGGAGCAAAGAATGCGCTTGCCGATGCAGGAATCAAGCTGTACGGCGGTGTTACAGGCGATGCGGACAGTGCGGTAAAGGCTCTGCTTTCGGGAACGCTTGAGTTTAACCCGGCGGTGCATTGCTCACACCATGACGACGGTCATAATCACGGCGAGGGCCACACCTGCGGTGAGCACGGCTGCAAGCATTGA
- a CDS encoding FtsX-like permease family protein, giving the protein MRNPLVKRLPSEFKNELGKYIVIFLFMALAVSLVSGWSVAGGSMATAYDESFEKYNIEDGNFELYAKADDELIKAVEDSDRFDAKIYENFYVEFPTKEVDSTLRIFKKRTDINLECLMDGEFPSSDSEIAIDRMYADNNSLKVGDKLTLHGKEYRICGLVALSDYSALFSSPSDMMFDSIKFGVAIVTADTFGTYPEDKLHYVYSWKYAERPADNTEAKKLSEDFLEKLSEEAPKYMNAVTGYIPEYANQAIIFTGDDIKGDTVFVQMFLYIIVVIIAFIFAITTSNTIAKEAGVIGTLRATGYTKWEIVRHYLTLPMLVVFAGAVVGNILGYTVLKDYAASAYYGSYSLPTYVTLWNPQAFINTTVIPIIIVFIIDLLMLTRKLSLSPLQFIRHDLSRRKKKKAFRLNTRIGIMKRFRLRVLFQNMPNYIMMVIGALLGNVLVMFGLVLGPVLDNYQQEITSNLLADHQYLLKAQVETENKDAEKFSATTLKTIEGALKSEEITVYGIAKNSRYVDLPLSDNEVYISNAYSEKHGIKAGDEITLREQFGSKEYKFRVGGVYYYPSTLTVFMDKDAFNEKFDCDKDYFTGYFSKSEISDIDDLYIATEITVDDLTKVSRQLTRSMGNMMNIFVFFGVIMYVLIIYLLSKIIIEKNAQSISMTKILGYRNSEINGIYIATTAIVTAVTLLVTIPLSDYLLGQLFVFFMRDYPGWLPYRSFVPVYVKTALIGIGSFAVIALALTRKIKKVPLADALKNVDE; this is encoded by the coding sequence ATGAGAAATCCTCTTGTTAAACGTCTGCCGAGCGAATTCAAAAACGAGCTTGGCAAATATATTGTAATCTTTTTATTCATGGCGCTTGCCGTATCCCTGGTTTCGGGCTGGAGTGTTGCGGGCGGAAGTATGGCAACGGCTTATGATGAGAGCTTTGAAAAGTACAATATAGAGGACGGTAATTTCGAGCTTTATGCAAAGGCCGATGATGAGCTTATAAAGGCTGTTGAGGACAGCGACAGGTTTGATGCGAAGATATACGAAAACTTCTATGTTGAATTTCCGACAAAGGAAGTTGACAGCACACTGCGTATATTCAAAAAGCGTACCGATATAAACCTTGAATGCCTTATGGACGGCGAATTCCCGTCAAGCGACAGCGAAATTGCCATCGACAGAATGTATGCTGACAACAACAGCCTTAAAGTCGGTGACAAGCTGACCCTTCACGGCAAAGAATACAGGATATGCGGACTTGTCGCACTGTCGGACTACAGCGCACTGTTTTCAAGCCCATCGGATATGATGTTCGATTCGATAAAATTCGGTGTTGCGATAGTGACAGCAGATACATTCGGTACATATCCGGAGGATAAGCTGCATTATGTCTATTCGTGGAAATATGCCGAGCGTCCCGCCGATAATACTGAGGCAAAGAAGCTGTCGGAGGACTTCCTTGAAAAGCTGTCCGAGGAAGCCCCGAAATATATGAATGCGGTCACCGGCTACATTCCCGAATATGCAAATCAGGCGATAATCTTCACGGGCGATGATATTAAGGGCGATACAGTCTTTGTACAGATGTTCCTTTATATAATCGTGGTGATCATCGCATTCATCTTTGCGATAACCACGTCAAACACCATTGCAAAGGAAGCAGGCGTTATAGGTACGCTCCGTGCTACCGGCTATACAAAGTGGGAGATAGTAAGGCACTACCTTACCCTTCCTATGCTGGTTGTATTTGCAGGTGCGGTTGTCGGAAACATACTCGGCTACACGGTTTTAAAGGACTATGCGGCAAGCGCATATTACGGAAGCTACAGCCTGCCGACCTACGTTACGCTGTGGAATCCTCAGGCATTTATAAACACAACGGTAATACCTATAATAATCGTATTCATCATCGACCTGTTGATGCTGACAAGAAAGCTGAGCCTGTCGCCGCTTCAGTTTATCCGCCATGACCTTTCACGCAGAAAGAAGAAAAAGGCGTTCAGGCTTAACACCAGAATCGGCATTATGAAGCGTTTCAGGCTGCGTGTACTGTTCCAGAATATGCCTAACTACATTATGATGGTCATAGGCGCACTGCTCGGTAATGTTCTTGTGATGTTCGGACTTGTTTTAGGTCCTGTGCTTGACAACTATCAGCAGGAGATAACCTCCAATCTGCTTGCAGATCACCAGTATCTTCTGAAGGCTCAGGTCGAAACGGAAAACAAGGATGCTGAAAAGTTTTCCGCAACAACTCTCAAAACTATCGAGGGTGCGCTCAAAAGCGAGGAAATAACCGTTTACGGCATTGCGAAAAACAGCAGATACGTTGACTTGCCGCTTAGCGACAACGAGGTTTATATTTCAAATGCCTACTCGGAAAAGCACGGTATCAAAGCAGGCGATGAAATAACACTCAGGGAACAGTTCGGCTCAAAGGAATACAAGTTCAGGGTGGGCGGAGTTTACTACTACCCGTCAACGCTTACGGTATTTATGGACAAGGACGCATTCAATGAAAAGTTCGACTGCGATAAAGACTATTTCACGGGCTATTTCTCAAAGTCGGAAATAAGCGATATAGACGACCTTTATATTGCGACCGAGATAACGGTTGACGATCTTACAAAGGTATCACGTCAGCTTACAAGGTCGATGGGCAATATGATGAATATCTTTGTCTTTTTCGGCGTTATAATGTATGTGCTGATAATCTATCTGCTGTCCAAGATAATAATCGAAAAGAACGCACAGTCCATTTCTATGACAAAGATACTCGGATACAGGAACAGTGAGATAAACGGCATATATATTGCGACCACCGCTATTGTAACGGCTGTCACACTGCTTGTCACCATACCGCTGTCAGACTATCTGCTCGGTCAGCTGTTCGTCTTCTTCATGCGTGATTATCCGGGCTGGCTTCCCTACAGGTCTTTTGTTCCGGTATATGTAAAAACCGCTCTTATCGGCATCGGTTCATTTGCCGTTATCGCACTTGCTCTTACAAGAAAGATAAAGAAAGTGCCTCTTGCCGACGCTCTCAAGAATGTAGACGAATGA
- a CDS encoding glycoside hydrolase family 5 protein, whose product MKKLTAIFMSAVMCFLFAGCSNETAQSSDGQASSDSVSSAVVEVPKPDGFKVDGTKLIDGYGEEFVMRGVNHAYTWFKSDTDTALEGIEYIGSNTVRLVLSDGDQWDKVSRAELKSLIRKCKKKNLIAVLEIHDGAGKDEVSYLEHAVDYWIEMKDLLNENKAYAIVNIANEWYGTYNDLETWRDAYINAVKKLRDAGIENTLIVDSAGWGQCADSVLKYGNEILKADKDANTMFAVHMYGTAGKNEETVKNTIDTAIKNNLCLLIGEFGWKHSDGNVAYDTIMQYSTEKNIGYLAWSWKGNGDDVSYLDVSRDWAGVDLTTEWGKPLVEGEYGIKKTSKTCSVYTKYASDDTSSDDEAAE is encoded by the coding sequence ATGAAAAAATTAACGGCAATATTTATGAGTGCTGTTATGTGCTTTTTGTTTGCAGGCTGCAGCAATGAAACGGCACAGAGCAGTGACGGACAGGCATCTTCAGACAGCGTAAGTTCAGCAGTGGTTGAAGTCCCTAAGCCCGACGGCTTCAAGGTTGACGGAACAAAGCTGATAGACGGTTACGGCGAAGAATTTGTAATGCGTGGAGTAAACCATGCTTATACCTGGTTTAAGAGCGATACAGACACTGCGCTTGAGGGTATAGAATATATCGGCTCAAATACGGTTCGTCTTGTACTTTCCGACGGCGATCAGTGGGATAAGGTCTCAAGAGCCGAGCTTAAGAGCCTTATCAGGAAATGCAAGAAGAAAAACCTTATAGCCGTACTTGAAATACATGACGGCGCAGGTAAGGATGAGGTTTCCTATCTTGAACACGCAGTGGATTACTGGATAGAAATGAAGGATCTGCTCAATGAGAACAAGGCTTATGCTATCGTCAATATAGCTAACGAGTGGTACGGAACATATAACGATCTTGAAACGTGGCGTGACGCTTATATCAATGCCGTAAAGAAACTGCGTGACGCAGGAATAGAGAATACACTGATAGTCGACAGTGCAGGCTGGGGACAGTGTGCAGACAGCGTTCTCAAATACGGAAACGAAATATTGAAGGCCGACAAGGACGCAAACACGATGTTTGCGGTACATATGTACGGCACGGCAGGCAAGAATGAAGAAACTGTAAAGAACACGATAGATACAGCTATAAAGAACAATCTCTGCCTGCTTATCGGCGAGTTCGGCTGGAAGCATTCAGACGGTAATGTGGCTTATGATACTATCATGCAGTATTCGACAGAGAAGAATATCGGATACCTTGCATGGTCGTGGAAGGGCAACGGCGATGATGTAAGCTATCTTGACGTTTCTCGTGACTGGGCAGGTGTAGATCTCACTACCGAGTGGGGCAAGCCGCTCGTTGAAGGCGAGTACGGCATAAAGAAAACATCAAAGACCTGTTCCGTTTATACAAAATACGCTTCGGATGATACAAGCAGTGACGATGAAGCCGCAGAATAA
- a CDS encoding fructose-bisphosphatase class III — MTYVMSDLHGMYDRFIAMLEKIDFSDSDELFIIGDIIDRGERPVDILEYVMDKPNITVLLGNHEVMARDFLRRLTAEITDENTASFDNDFLVELAIYKHNGGIPTINRLIALPPDKQQRVLDFIDSLYAYEAIDIGVSTFVLVHAGLGNFRKDKKISEYSLYELLELRPDYERQYFDDDSVYIVSGHTPTKLISGKWEIYHSHNNIVIDCGAAFGGRLACLRLEDMAEFYV; from the coding sequence ATGACCTACGTTATGAGCGACCTGCACGGTATGTATGATAGATTCATCGCAATGCTGGAAAAGATTGATTTCTCAGACAGCGATGAACTGTTTATTATAGGTGATATAATCGACCGTGGGGAACGCCCTGTCGATATACTGGAATATGTTATGGACAAGCCGAACATCACTGTGCTTCTCGGAAATCACGAGGTGATGGCAAGGGACTTCCTGCGTAGGTTGACCGCTGAAATTACCGATGAAAATACAGCTTCTTTTGATAATGATTTTCTGGTTGAACTTGCTATATATAAACATAACGGCGGCATTCCGACTATAAACCGGCTCATTGCATTGCCGCCGGACAAGCAACAGCGTGTACTTGATTTCATCGATAGCCTTTATGCTTATGAAGCGATAGATATAGGAGTTAGTACATTTGTTCTTGTACACGCAGGGCTTGGAAATTTCCGAAAAGACAAGAAGATATCCGAGTACTCTCTTTACGAACTGCTTGAACTGCGTCCCGACTATGAACGGCAATATTTTGACGATGACAGCGTTTACATCGTTTCGGGACATACACCTACAAAGTTGATAAGCGGCAAGTGGGAAATATATCACTCTCACAATAATATAGTGATCGACTGCGGAGCGGCTTTTGGCGGAAGGCTTGCGTGTCTCAGACTTGAAGATATGGCTGAATTCTATGTGTGA
- a CDS encoding ABC transporter ATP-binding protein produces the protein MFLTVKEIRKHFGEGDSRVEVLNGIDAEIEKGEICVLLGPSGSGKSTLLNIIGGIDSADSGYIAINGEKTADMNEKRLTLYRRKHLGYIFQQYNLIPNLNIKENVEIGAYLSDNPLDTDEILKTLGLYEHRHKLPNQLSGGQQQRTAIGRAIIKNPDILLCDEPTGALDYKTSKDILKLISDVNKKFGNTVVMVTHNDAIKNMADRVIKLRDGMIRKNYLNENKIAAEDLDW, from the coding sequence ATGTTTCTTACTGTCAAAGAGATAAGAAAGCACTTCGGTGAGGGCGACAGCCGTGTTGAAGTGCTGAACGGAATTGATGCCGAAATCGAAAAAGGAGAGATATGCGTACTGCTCGGTCCGTCCGGCTCGGGCAAGTCCACCCTTCTGAATATCATAGGAGGTATCGACAGTGCCGACAGCGGATATATTGCCATAAACGGAGAAAAGACCGCAGATATGAACGAGAAAAGGCTGACGCTGTATCGCAGAAAGCACCTCGGATATATCTTCCAGCAGTACAATCTCATACCCAACCTCAACATCAAGGAGAATGTTGAAATAGGCGCATATCTGAGCGACAATCCGCTTGACACGGATGAAATACTGAAAACGCTCGGTCTTTACGAGCATCGTCACAAATTGCCGAATCAGCTTTCGGGCGGTCAGCAGCAGAGAACGGCAATAGGCAGAGCGATAATCAAAAATCCGGATATTCTGCTTTGCGACGAGCCTACCGGTGCACTTGACTACAAAACCTCAAAGGATATACTCAAGCTGATAAGCGATGTAAACAAGAAGTTCGGCAATACGGTCGTGATGGTTACCCACAATGACGCTATCAAAAATATGGCGGACAGGGTAATAAAGCTGCGTGACGGCATGATAAGAAAGAATTATCTCAATGAAAACAAGATCGCCGCAGAAGATCTTGACTGGTAA